From Spirochaetaceae bacterium, the proteins below share one genomic window:
- the rimM gene encoding ribosome maturation factor RimM (Essential for efficient processing of 16S rRNA) — protein sequence MADGQANTVVDEAAKLATARLGAPYGVRGFQAVRTYSGDTDHLFRLAEVELRESRSGRLRTAAVAAVRRLGDKVVMRLRGVTTPEQARELSGWELWVPRSEASTLADGEYYAADLCGCTVFHGGRAVGTVINVLAAGGGDMLEVADGAGTSFMVPFRELFVPVLDIAARRIELAEEFERP from the coding sequence GTGGCCGACGGACAGGCCAACACCGTGGTCGACGAGGCGGCGAAACTGGCTACCGCCCGCTTGGGCGCACCCTACGGAGTACGCGGCTTTCAGGCGGTGCGCACCTACTCCGGCGACACCGATCACCTGTTCCGGCTCGCCGAGGTGGAGTTGCGCGAGTCGCGGAGCGGCCGGCTGCGCACCGCCGCGGTGGCCGCGGTGCGCCGGCTCGGAGACAAGGTGGTGATGAGACTGCGCGGCGTAACCACGCCGGAGCAGGCGCGCGAACTCAGCGGCTGGGAGCTGTGGGTGCCGCGCAGCGAGGCCAGCACGCTTGCCGACGGAGAGTACTACGCCGCTGACCTGTGCGGCTGCACCGTGTTTCACGGCGGGCGGGCGGTCGGCACCGTAATCAACGTGCTGGCGGCCGGCGGCGGTGACATGCTGGAGGTCGCCGACGGTGCCGGCACGTCGTTCATGGTACCGTTCCGGGAGTTGTTCGTGCCGGTGCTCGACATTGCCGCGCGACGTATCGAGCTGGCCGAGGAGTTCGAGCGCCCGTGA
- a CDS encoding KH domain-containing protein gives MEKELVEFIARALVDEPDEVVVSMIEGEKSTILELRVGADDLGKVIGKHGRIAKSIRTILSASATKTGKRVVLEILD, from the coding sequence GTGGAGAAGGAACTCGTCGAGTTCATAGCGAGGGCGCTGGTAGACGAGCCTGATGAGGTCGTGGTGAGCATGATCGAGGGCGAGAAGTCGACCATCCTGGAGCTTCGTGTCGGGGCCGACGACCTGGGCAAGGTAATCGGCAAGCACGGCCGGATCGCCAAGTCGATCCGCACCATCCTCAGCGCGTCCGCCACCAAGACCGGCAAGCGCGTGGTGCTTGAGATTCTCGACTGA
- the rpsP gene encoding 30S ribosomal protein S16, whose amino-acid sequence MSVKIRLKRFGTRGRPFYRLIVVDTRAARDGRAIEEVGLYHPIEREEEQQVRLKEERIKSWLRRGAQPSPTVRRLLNKRNVHITRT is encoded by the coding sequence TTGAGTGTCAAGATTCGATTGAAGAGATTCGGGACGCGAGGGCGTCCGTTCTACCGGCTGATCGTGGTCGATACCCGCGCGGCCCGCGATGGGCGCGCCATTGAGGAAGTTGGGCTGTACCACCCGATCGAGCGGGAGGAGGAGCAGCAGGTTCGCCTCAAGGAGGAACGGATCAAGTCGTGGCTGCGGCGCGGCGCACAGCCGTCGCCCACCGTTCGCCGCCTGTTGAACAAGAGGAACGTCCACATTACACGGACCTGA
- the ffh gene encoding signal recognition particle protein, protein MLDGLTSKLGDVIRQVSGKTNITEKNIRDAVREIKVALLEADVNLRVVRRFVNRTTDEALGARVLRDVSPGQQFTRIVYERMTTLLGGERKGLALKGPDTLSVILLVGLQGSGKTTTAAKLARHLSGQGRKPLLIAADRVRPAAIEQLQQLGSALAVPVFTGGTAGRGGAVATVRDGLRHARGSGSDVAIVDSAGRLQADAALMDELREIHTVAAPRETLLVADAMTGQTAVEVAGEFDRQVGLSGIILSKFDSDTRGGAALSIREITGKPIKFVGTGESNDALEPFHPDRVASRILGMGDVVTLVEQAQETFDQERAERLVRKMRRRTFSMADYLDQLAELRKMGSLTSLVEKLPGMQAAVASGAVNEKGLRREEAIMLSMTPAERDNPRILGPSRRKRVARGSGTSVSEVNRLVRKFDKMALAMKKMTKNKKMQQQFLARMGQ, encoded by the coding sequence ATGCTCGACGGGCTCACCAGCAAGCTCGGAGACGTCATCCGCCAGGTCTCCGGGAAAACGAACATCACCGAGAAGAACATCCGCGATGCGGTGCGCGAGATCAAGGTAGCCCTGCTGGAGGCAGACGTTAATCTGCGCGTCGTACGGCGGTTCGTCAACCGTACGACGGACGAGGCACTCGGGGCGCGCGTGTTGCGCGACGTTTCCCCCGGCCAGCAGTTCACCCGCATCGTGTACGAGCGCATGACGACGCTGCTTGGCGGCGAGCGCAAAGGCCTGGCGCTGAAGGGTCCCGATACCCTGTCGGTGATCCTGCTCGTGGGTCTGCAGGGATCGGGCAAGACCACCACCGCCGCCAAGCTCGCCCGCCATCTGAGCGGGCAGGGCCGCAAGCCGCTGCTGATCGCCGCCGATCGTGTGCGTCCGGCGGCGATCGAGCAGTTGCAGCAACTCGGCAGCGCCCTTGCCGTGCCGGTCTTTACCGGCGGTACCGCCGGCCGCGGCGGCGCCGTCGCCACCGTGCGCGACGGGTTGCGCCACGCGCGCGGCAGCGGCAGCGATGTCGCCATCGTCGACAGCGCCGGTCGGTTGCAGGCCGATGCCGCCCTGATGGACGAGTTGCGCGAGATCCACACGGTGGCGGCGCCCCGGGAGACCCTGCTGGTGGCCGACGCGATGACCGGCCAGACCGCCGTGGAAGTAGCGGGCGAATTTGATCGTCAAGTGGGGCTCAGCGGTATTATCCTTAGCAAGTTCGACTCCGACACCCGCGGCGGCGCTGCGCTGTCGATCCGCGAGATCACCGGCAAGCCGATCAAGTTCGTCGGTACCGGTGAATCGAACGATGCCCTGGAGCCGTTCCATCCCGATCGCGTCGCATCGCGCATTCTGGGCATGGGCGACGTGGTCACGCTGGTCGAGCAGGCGCAGGAGACCTTCGACCAGGAACGCGCCGAGCGCCTGGTGCGCAAGATGCGCCGGCGCACGTTCAGCATGGCGGACTATCTTGACCAGCTCGCCGAGTTGCGCAAGATGGGCAGCCTCACCTCTCTGGTGGAAAAACTGCCCGGCATGCAGGCGGCCGTGGCGTCCGGCGCGGTGAACGAGAAGGGGTTGCGCCGCGAGGAGGCGATCATGCTTTCCATGACCCCCGCCGAACGCGACAACCCGAGGATTCTCGGGCCAAGCCGGCGCAAGCGGGTGGCGCGCGGCAGCGGCACCTCGGTGTCGGAGGTGAATCGCCTGGTGCGCAAGTTCGACAAGATGGCGCTGGCCATGAAGAAGATGACCAAGAACAAGAAGATGCAGCAGCAGTTCCTGGCCCGGATGGGCCAATGA
- a CDS encoding S41 family peptidase: MTTNRNRFITAIVAILAVTAAILPITGCTDADEPETEKAPFSVAATQQPEQGTRDPTGSAGDSQSALSVQLRTFDELVDALREHYVFSEHHSVPWDDLESRYRTRVLGLLRSSEFPDVVRDMMAELPRDAAVWQSRDERIDRQSTDGRNYEGIGAYVAFRAEPQPRVILLSVMPGSPAQQAGLRDHDALLGVDGIPVSVDEGEEVVNRIRGPAGSVVNLTVRSPNSEPRNVAVTRGRVQLTEGANRVRYALLPETDIAYILLPRQSTSTQGAEVAQALTVMSEQVALRGVILDLRIAALGSTWPLDEMLTMFGNGTLGEMYSVGETIPLVIAGQDVAGSQTLPLALLVGRDTEGLPEIFAGALQSVGRAVLFGTRTGGIIEASQLVPLPDGSRVMISSTSYRTSTGHDVGLAGLEPNLSVSFDWDAVTEQVDPVRNASQAALAGAGG, from the coding sequence GTGACAACCAACCGAAATCGTTTCATTACCGCCATCGTCGCCATCCTCGCGGTCACCGCCGCGATCCTGCCGATTACCGGGTGCACCGACGCTGACGAGCCGGAGACGGAGAAGGCCCCGTTTTCGGTCGCGGCAACGCAGCAGCCCGAGCAGGGCACGCGCGACCCGACGGGCAGCGCCGGCGACAGCCAGTCGGCCCTGAGCGTCCAGTTGCGCACCTTCGACGAGCTCGTCGACGCACTGCGCGAGCACTACGTGTTCAGCGAACATCACTCGGTGCCGTGGGACGACCTGGAGAGCCGCTACCGGACCCGGGTGCTGGGCCTGCTGCGCTCGAGCGAGTTTCCCGACGTGGTGCGCGACATGATGGCCGAGCTGCCGCGCGATGCCGCCGTCTGGCAGTCACGCGACGAGCGCATCGACCGGCAGTCCACCGATGGACGCAACTACGAGGGTATCGGCGCCTACGTCGCGTTCCGGGCGGAGCCGCAGCCACGCGTCATCCTGCTGTCGGTGATGCCCGGCTCACCGGCCCAGCAGGCCGGGCTGCGCGACCACGACGCGTTGCTGGGAGTGGACGGCATTCCGGTCAGCGTGGACGAGGGCGAGGAGGTGGTGAACCGGATCCGCGGCCCCGCCGGCTCGGTGGTAAACCTGACCGTACGCTCCCCCAACTCCGAGCCGCGCAACGTGGCGGTTACCCGTGGCCGCGTTCAGCTCACCGAGGGAGCCAACCGGGTGCGCTACGCGCTGTTGCCCGAGACCGACATCGCCTACATCCTGCTGCCGCGCCAGAGCACCTCCACGCAGGGCGCCGAAGTCGCCCAGGCGCTGACCGTGATGAGCGAGCAGGTGGCACTGCGCGGGGTAATCCTGGATCTGCGCATCGCCGCGCTCGGCAGCACCTGGCCGCTCGACGAAATGCTCACCATGTTCGGCAACGGGACACTCGGCGAGATGTACTCGGTCGGCGAGACCATCCCGCTGGTGATTGCCGGCCAGGACGTGGCCGGCTCGCAGACGCTGCCGCTCGCCTTGCTGGTGGGGCGAGACACCGAGGGCCTGCCGGAGATCTTCGCCGGGGCGCTGCAGAGCGTCGGCCGCGCGGTGCTGTTCGGCACCCGCACCGGCGGCATCATCGAGGCCAGCCAACTGGTGCCGCTGCCGGACGGCTCGCGGGTGATGATTTCGAGTACCTCCTACCGCACCTCCACGGGACACGACGTGGGGCTGGCGGGGCTGGAACCCAACCTGAGCGTGAGCTTCGACTGGGACGCGGTTACCGAGCAGGTGGATCCGGTGCGCAACGCCTCGCAGGCGGCGCTGGCGGGAGCGGGCGGCTGA